The DNA sequence AGCTACGGCGCGCGGGCCGGAGTCCCGTTCCTCGGTGACTGACCGCGCGCGGAGGACAGAACCCCGCGGCGACGCGACGTTCCGGACCTTTAATAGCCCAGTGCTGCCGGTAACAGAGTATGAAGCGCGTTGACGTGGCAATCGTCGGTGGCGGGCCTGCCGGGTCCGCAGCGGCACACGCCGCCGCCACGGCCGGTGCGGACGCCCTCGTCTTCGAGAAGGGCGTTCCGCGCGCGGACCGCGAGCGACTGGGACCGGACTCGACTGACGCGGCGGGTATCCTCGACTACTGGGTCGACATCATGGGTATCCACCCCGACGAGTTCCCCGACGACGTCGTCTTACACGAGTTGGACCGCGCCGAGTTCATCGGCCCGAACGAATCGCTGACGATGCGGACGACCGGCATCGAGTCGTCGTACGACCACTTCGGGTACGCGATGCAGCGCGCCCGCTTCGACGACTTCCTCCGCGACCGCGCCGAGGACGCCGGTGCCGAATATCGGGTCAAGGCCTCGGTCAAGGACGTCGAGACCGACCTCACGGCCTCCGGCACCGAGGACGACCCCCGACACGTCCTCACGCTCGCCGACAAGTCGACGGTCGGTGCGGACTTCATCGTCCTCGCCGACGGTCCCCAGCGCACGGTCACCAACAAGGTGCTCGACCGGTTCCTGCCGGGTGACAAGCAGGCCTCGGAAATCATGGCCTCGGTAAAGGCCAACCACATCGCCTACCAGGAACACCGCGAGTTCCCCGAGGAGGTCTTCGAGGAGGTCGCCGGTGCCATCATGTTCTGGTGGGGCTATATGCCCGGCCATACGGCCTATCCGTGGGTCTTCCCGAACGACAACAACGTCGCCCGCGTGGGCCTGACGATGCCCATCGGGATGGACATCGACGAGGTCGAAGACCGCGAGAAGTACGCGCTGCTCCACGAGGACGACGAACGCATTCCTTCTGGGAGTGTCTACATCGAACGGCTGCTCGAACATCTCTGGGGCGACGAGTACGACATCGACGAGGACTTCCCGGTCGTCGAAGACCGCGGCAAGTCGAAGGGGACCGAGACGTATCCCATCTCCTCGACGCGACCCATCGACTCGCCGGTCGACGCCGGGATCGCCGTCACCGGCGGCGCGATGGGTGCCACCTCGGCGTTCCACGAGGGCGGCGACCACGTCGCGGTCCGCACGGGCGCAATCGCTGGCGAACTTGCGGGCGAGGGCGACCTGAGCGAGTACAACAAGCGGTGGAAGGACGCCATCGGCGACGAAGTCCTGCGCAACGTCGCGATGGCCGAGTGCGTCCGCGGCTACGGTCCCGACAAGTGGGACTGGGCGTTCAAGACCGCGAACAAGCTCAAGGCCGACGACGACGGCTACAAACTGTTCAACACCTCGAAACTCGGCGCGGGGCTGAGCGCGGCCCGCCTCGTCGGCGGCTACCAGAAGACGAAGTTCAAGTACCGCAACGGCAAGTACGTCCAGATCAAAGAGAGCGACTACGACTACTGAGCGGCCGACGTCGGTGCTGTTCTCGCTGGCGGCTTCTTCGTTGACGTCGTTTCAGCTGTCGTCTTTCTCGCTGATTCGTCTCGCCACGACTCGACGACGACACTGTCGTCACTGCACGCTCGCTTCGGGAGAACTGAGAGAGACCAGACCGATTACGCTTCGACCGTCGCGCCGCCCTTCTTCCGCGTGACGTAGCCCGCGATGCGGTTACGAACCGGCTTCGACTCGACGTTCGTCAGCTTGCTCACGTTCTCTTTGTTCGTCTCGAAGTCCGTGTTGAACGCCTCCGGGTACCGCTCCAGCAGGAGAGTCCCCATCTGCTTGACGTACTTGGGCTTGATTGCCATGTCCAACAGTTCCCTAGAGAGCCACTAAAACGATTCGTTCCGTGTCGGCTCCAGCCTACTGCTCGCGGTAGCTCCGCCACTCGGTCTCCTCGGAGAGGGTCTCGAAGGCCTCGGCCTCCCGCGGCCCGCCGCACTTCTCGACAGTCTCCGCGAAGTACTCCAATCGGTTCACGAGGACCGCCGTGTCGAAGGCGGGCACGTCCAGCCGCGAACAGGCGACGGTCGCGTCGACGACAGCCGAAAAGCCCCGGTTGATGGTCGGCACGGACTCGCGGACGACCGCGCTCTCGACGGGCCGAAGCTCCCACCGCTCCCAGCGCGTCCCGCCCTCGGAACCTGCGTCGACCTGCGTGGCCTCCACCTCGACCCAGGCGTCCGCGCCGGGTAGCGTCGGTTCCTCTCGCTCGTGGATGGTCAGGGCGGCCGCGACGAACTCTCTGGGGTCCCCCGTGAACTGGACGACGCCGCCGCCTTGCCGGTGAAAGTTTCGGCGAGTTCGGGTGTTGCCCCACGTCGTCGCCGTCACCGGCGCTCCGTTCTCGCTCGGCGCGTGCAACCCCAACGCGGCGAAGTTCCACAAGTCGTTCGGCCCGAGCGTGGCGACGACTGATTCGGTGACGCCCCTGAGTTCCACGGGCCAGTCTCCAGTCTCGCTCATACTGGAAGCCCCCGCTCCAGCGCGACGAACAGTGCCGCGGCGGTGATGTCGGCCGTCGTCCCGGGGTTCAGTCCCTCGGCGACGAACTCGTCGGCCAGTCGCTCGACGGCCTCGGGGTCGCCCTGCACCTCGGCGGCGCGTCGGCTGACCTCGCGTGCGACCTCGGGACCGTGCTGGGTCGCGACGAGCGTGTCCGGTTCCTCGGCGAGCAGGTCGACGAAGGCCCGCGAGGCGCGGTCCAGCACCGGGCCGTCGTCCGCGAGGATGGACTCGGCCGTCGCGAAGGTCCGCGCGAAGCCGCCGGTCCACTCGCGGGCGTTGCCGTCGCGCTCCTCGCTCATCGCCATCACGTCGGCGAGGGTCAGTCCACGCTCCTCCAGCGTCGGAATCGCCCCAGCCCCGCGGCGGACGTCGAGGTCGGGGGCGTCCGCCGGGGGGTCGTCGACCGCGACGTCGACGTGCTCGAAGGCACGGTAGAAGTCCGCCGCGTCGGCGACGGTGGTCGACTCGACGACTGCGGTCACACCTTCAGGCGTCAACTCATGGTCGTCGCTCGCGGCGGCTCTCACGAGCGTCACCAGTAAGAGCAGACAGCCGAACTGCGTGTTTCCCCCTCTTTGTTGGCTCATCCCAGCTACGCCGTGCTCGAACGCCTCGCCGACGCGCGCGCCCTCCTCGGCCAACTGGAGACCGCGGCGCGAGCCGACCGACCCGGCGAGGAAATGTTCGAACCGCAGGTCGTCCAGGTCGTGCGTGCGGTCGACGTTGCCGGGTTTGGGCGTCCCCGCGACTTCGAGCAGGAGCGCGAGTTCGGCGTGTTCGGCTGGCGAGAAGTCGCGGTCGCTCGTCGCCGTCACGGCGACGCCTCCGGTTCCGGTCGGTCCTCGCCCCCGCCAGCGAACCAGCCGTCGACGGCCGCACGGACCCGCCGGAGGACGGCTGGATTGTCGCTCGGCCGCCCGACACTCACCGCATCCGCGCCGTACTCGAGATACTCTCGAACGGTCGCTGCGTCGCGGACGCCGTTGTTCGCGACGACGAACAGGCCCGTCGCGTCGGCGACGTCGCCGACGACGGATTCCGAATCCATCGCGTCGATGTGGATGAGGTCTGCACCGGCGGCTTCGACCGCCTCCGCCGTCTCGACGAGGTCGACGCCGTCGACTTCGGCGCGGACCTTCACACTCACCGTCGCACCGGCGTCGACTGCGGCGGCGACGTACTCGGCGAGGCGGT is a window from the Halogranum gelatinilyticum genome containing:
- a CDS encoding NAD(P)/FAD-dependent oxidoreductase, translating into MKRVDVAIVGGGPAGSAAAHAAATAGADALVFEKGVPRADRERLGPDSTDAAGILDYWVDIMGIHPDEFPDDVVLHELDRAEFIGPNESLTMRTTGIESSYDHFGYAMQRARFDDFLRDRAEDAGAEYRVKASVKDVETDLTASGTEDDPRHVLTLADKSTVGADFIVLADGPQRTVTNKVLDRFLPGDKQASEIMASVKANHIAYQEHREFPEEVFEEVAGAIMFWWGYMPGHTAYPWVFPNDNNVARVGLTMPIGMDIDEVEDREKYALLHEDDERIPSGSVYIERLLEHLWGDEYDIDEDFPVVEDRGKSKGTETYPISSTRPIDSPVDAGIAVTGGAMGATSAFHEGGDHVAVRTGAIAGELAGEGDLSEYNKRWKDAIGDEVLRNVAMAECVRGYGPDKWDWAFKTANKLKADDDGYKLFNTSKLGAGLSAARLVGGYQKTKFKYRNGKYVQIKESDYDY
- a CDS encoding 30S ribosomal protein S17e, with the protein product MAIKPKYVKQMGTLLLERYPEAFNTDFETNKENVSKLTNVESKPVRNRIAGYVTRKKGGATVEA
- a CDS encoding DUF447 domain-containing protein, translating into MSETGDWPVELRGVTESVVATLGPNDLWNFAALGLHAPSENGAPVTATTWGNTRTRRNFHRQGGGVVQFTGDPREFVAAALTIHEREEPTLPGADAWVEVEATQVDAGSEGGTRWERWELRPVESAVVRESVPTINRGFSAVVDATVACSRLDVPAFDTAVLVNRLEYFAETVEKCGGPREAEAFETLSEETEWRSYREQ
- a CDS encoding triphosphoribosyl-dephospho-CoA synthase, which codes for MTATSDRDFSPAEHAELALLLEVAGTPKPGNVDRTHDLDDLRFEHFLAGSVGSRRGLQLAEEGARVGEAFEHGVAGMSQQRGGNTQFGCLLLLVTLVRAAASDDHELTPEGVTAVVESTTVADAADFYRAFEHVDVAVDDPPADAPDLDVRRGAGAIPTLEERGLTLADVMAMSEERDGNAREWTGGFARTFATAESILADDGPVLDRASRAFVDLLAEEPDTLVATQHGPEVAREVSRRAAEVQGDPEAVERLADEFVAEGLNPGTTADITAAALFVALERGLPV